One genomic region from Gemmobacter aquarius encodes:
- a CDS encoding aldose epimerase family protein yields the protein MTIRQIGIAPFGATQNGDAVSRITLGRGDLTVSILTWGAVLNGVWLAGVPRNLTLGSDRLADYEGDMRYHGSLIGPVVNRLTDAKASVGGRPCTFDVNFNGRHSLHSGSAGTHLKVWTLAEVSESACTLHLDLPDGEGGFPGNRRVTAQYSVGDRATLKLDLTVTTDRATLVNFANHSYWNLDGTENYVGHRLRIAADRYLPTTPDFTPTGEIRAVAGTDMDFNDPRRITPGSPEFDTCYCLSDSRQPLREVLVLTGQTGVTMQLATTEPAVQVYDARDARRPGHGAHEGLAIEAQNWPDAPNHAGFPSIELDRGQVYRQTTAWRFQAGELDRMAGTARYARTQ from the coding sequence ATGACAATCAGACAAATCGGAATCGCACCTTTCGGTGCGACTCAAAATGGCGATGCGGTCAGCCGCATCACCCTTGGCCGGGGTGATCTGACCGTCTCGATCCTGACATGGGGCGCGGTTCTCAACGGCGTCTGGCTTGCCGGCGTGCCGCGCAACCTGACCCTCGGCTCCGACCGGCTGGCCGATTACGAAGGCGATATGCGCTACCACGGCTCGCTCATCGGCCCCGTCGTCAACCGCCTGACCGATGCCAAAGCATCCGTCGGCGGCCGCCCCTGCACCTTTGACGTCAACTTCAACGGCCGCCACAGCCTGCACAGCGGCAGCGCCGGAACCCATCTCAAGGTCTGGACCCTTGCCGAAGTCTCCGAAAGCGCCTGCACGCTCCACCTCGACCTGCCCGATGGCGAAGGCGGCTTTCCGGGCAACCGCCGCGTCACAGCGCAATATTCGGTGGGCGACCGCGCCACGCTGAAACTCGACCTTACGGTCACGACCGACCGCGCCACGCTGGTCAACTTTGCCAACCACAGCTACTGGAACCTCGACGGCACCGAAAACTACGTAGGCCACCGCCTTCGCATCGCCGCCGACCGCTACCTGCCCACCACGCCCGATTTCACCCCCACCGGCGAAATCCGCGCCGTTGCGGGCACCGACATGGACTTCAACGACCCGCGCCGCATCACCCCCGGCTCACCCGAATTCGACACCTGCTACTGCCTGTCCGACAGCCGCCAACCCCTGCGCGAGGTTCTGGTCCTGACCGGCCAGACCGGTGTCACGATGCAACTGGCAACCACCGAACCCGCCGTGCAGGTCTATGACGCCCGCGATGCCCGTCGCCCCGGCCACGGCGCGCACGAAGGCCTCGCGATCGAGGCGCAGAACTGGCCCGATGCACCGAACCACGCAGGCTTTCCGTCGATCGAACTCGACCGTGGACAGGTCTACCGCCAGACCACCGCTTGGCGCTTTCAGGCCGGAGAGCTTGACCGCATGGCCGGAACCGCCCGCTACGCCCGCACCCAATAG
- a CDS encoding urate hydroxylase PuuD has product MYDWAVLWEWVELAARWTHVITAIAWIGSSFYFIALDLGLRKSPDLPVGAYGEEWQVHGGGFYHIQKYLVAPERLPEHLIWFKWESYATWLSGFAMLVLVYYLGAELYLVDPQVMELTTLQAVAISLASLAFGWAVYTTICRVFVNANQTAVMVALFGVLVAMAWGYTHVFSGRAALIHLGAFTATIMSANVFMVIIPNQKIVVADLKAGRTPDPKYGRIAKQRSTHNNYLTLPVLFLMLSNHYPLVFATEYNWIIASLVFLMGVTIRHWFNTQHAGKGSPHWTWGVTVLLFLIIAWLSTAPMRHVDDTAMQGEALVYASAGGFEDVVGIVQGRCSMCHAAEPGWEGMYWPPKNVVLETPAQIAHEARRIYMQAGITHAMPPANLSYIEPAERAKIVEWFRGAGEVEG; this is encoded by the coding sequence ATGTATGATTGGGCTGTGCTGTGGGAATGGGTGGAACTGGCTGCCCGCTGGACCCATGTGATTACGGCCATCGCGTGGATCGGGTCGTCGTTCTATTTCATCGCGCTGGACCTTGGCTTGCGGAAGTCGCCGGACCTGCCCGTGGGCGCTTATGGCGAGGAGTGGCAGGTTCACGGTGGCGGGTTCTACCATATCCAGAAATATCTGGTGGCCCCCGAACGCCTGCCGGAACATCTGATCTGGTTCAAATGGGAGAGCTACGCCACGTGGCTGTCGGGCTTTGCGATGCTGGTCTTGGTCTATTACCTCGGGGCCGAGCTTTATCTGGTCGATCCGCAGGTGATGGAGTTGACGACCCTGCAGGCGGTGGCGATTTCGCTCGCCTCGCTGGCCTTCGGCTGGGCGGTTTACACCACGATCTGCCGCGTTTTCGTCAATGCCAACCAGACGGCGGTGATGGTGGCGCTGTTCGGCGTGCTGGTAGCGATGGCTTGGGGCTATACCCACGTGTTTTCGGGCCGTGCGGCGCTGATCCATCTGGGGGCGTTCACTGCGACGATCATGAGCGCGAATGTGTTCATGGTGATCATCCCGAACCAGAAGATCGTGGTGGCCGATCTAAAGGCGGGGCGCACGCCGGATCCGAAATACGGGCGGATCGCCAAGCAACGCAGCACGCATAACAATTACCTGACGTTGCCCGTACTGTTCTTGATGCTGTCGAACCATTACCCGCTGGTGTTCGCGACAGAGTATAACTGGATCATCGCGTCCTTGGTGTTCCTGATGGGGGTTACGATCCGGCACTGGTTCAACACGCAGCATGCCGGAAAGGGTAGCCCGCATTGGACATGGGGGGTTACGGTGCTGCTGTTCCTGATCATCGCATGGCTTTCCACCGCGCCGATGCGGCATGTGGACGACACGGCGATGCAGGGCGAGGCGCTGGTTTACGCCAGTGCCGGGGGTTTCGAGGATGTGGTGGGGATCGTGCAGGGGCGGTGCAGCATGTGCCATGCCGCCGAACCGGGCTGGGAGGGCATGTATTGGCCGCCGAAAAACGTGGTGCTGGAGACACCCGCGCAGATCGCGCACGAGGCGCGGCGGATCTATATGCAGGCCGGGATCACCCATGCCATGCCGCCCGCCAACCTGAGCTATATCGAACCCGCCGAGCGCGCCAAGATCGTAGAATGGTTCCGCGGGGCGGGCGAGGTCGAAGGGTAA
- a CDS encoding LysR family transcriptional regulator gives MSYVNNIRMFVRVYELGSMSAAARDQRCSPAVASARISELEKHLGVRLFNRTTRSLQPTENGRIFYDGARKVLESIDEAEAAVMDVTQNPRGTIFVAAPLGIGRRFIAPHVPLFKDLYPQIDVRLRLSDRTIDVTTEGLDVAFHLGLLEDSTLKVRLVADCPRVLCAAPAYIARRGTPLDGAALVAERHDCLNLRFPGAKEFQWNLLTPEGPRRFEITGPFESDDGDVLTGWALDGRGIVMKPIFEIADHLRIGALVPVCTATPPMPTQLSVLSQHRRLKDPKVRLFTDFMAAHCRDELRRAMAGLAA, from the coding sequence ATGTCCTACGTCAACAACATCAGAATGTTCGTCCGCGTCTACGAATTGGGCAGCATGAGTGCGGCCGCCCGCGACCAGCGCTGTTCGCCGGCCGTCGCCTCGGCCCGCATATCCGAACTTGAAAAGCACCTCGGCGTGCGGCTCTTCAACCGCACCACCCGCTCGCTGCAGCCCACCGAAAACGGCCGCATCTTTTATGACGGTGCGCGCAAGGTGCTCGAATCGATAGACGAGGCCGAAGCCGCCGTGATGGATGTCACGCAAAACCCGCGCGGCACGATCTTTGTCGCTGCTCCCTTGGGCATCGGGCGGCGGTTCATCGCCCCCCATGTGCCGCTGTTCAAAGACCTGTATCCGCAGATCGACGTGCGCCTGCGCCTTTCGGACCGCACGATCGACGTCACCACCGAAGGCCTCGACGTGGCCTTCCACCTCGGCCTGCTCGAGGACTCCACGCTCAAGGTCCGCCTCGTGGCCGATTGCCCCCGCGTCCTCTGCGCCGCACCCGCCTATATCGCACGGCGCGGCACCCCCCTCGACGGCGCGGCCCTCGTGGCTGAACGGCACGACTGCCTGAACCTGCGCTTTCCGGGGGCCAAAGAGTTCCAGTGGAACCTGCTCACCCCCGAAGGCCCGCGCCGCTTTGAAATCACCGGTCCCTTCGAATCCGACGATGGCGATGTGCTGACGGGATGGGCACTCGACGGGCGCGGCATCGTGATGAAACCGATCTTCGAGATCGCCGACCACCTCCGCATCGGCGCGCTTGTCCCCGTCTGCACCGCCACGCCGCCCATGCCCACCCAGCTTTCCGTCCTGTCGCAGCACCGCCGCCTGAAAGACCCCAAGGTGCGGCTCTTCACCGATTTCATGGCCGCCCATTGCCGCGACGAACTCCGCCGCGCCATGGCAGGCCTCGCCGCCTGA
- a CDS encoding FitA-like ribbon-helix-helix domain-containing protein, whose product MASIIIRSLEDDVKARLKQQAAANQRSMEDEARHILRAALGATDPNADLGQQIHARFAALGLHSLPLPVRA is encoded by the coding sequence ATGGCCAGCATCATCATCCGCAGCCTCGAAGACGACGTCAAAGCCCGCCTGAAACAACAGGCCGCCGCCAACCAGCGCTCGATGGAGGATGAAGCCCGCCACATCCTGCGCGCCGCCCTGGGTGCCACCGACCCGAACGCCGACCTCGGCCAGCAAATCCACGCCCGGTTCGCAGCCCTCGGCCTGCACTCCCTGCCGCTTCCGGTGCGCGCATGA
- a CDS encoding PIN domain-containing protein, which produces MILLDTPVLAELLSATPSAQVLAWFATQPAATLHVSCLTEAELLTAAIRQPQAKHLISLIDDMMDADFSGRVLPFDSAAARDLAAINARSTLPAATAMTAAIARANGATLATDTPEAYAATGIATVNPYDPRPYDPR; this is translated from the coding sequence ATGATCCTGCTCGACACCCCCGTCCTTGCCGAACTCCTCTCGGCCACACCCTCGGCGCAGGTCCTCGCATGGTTCGCCACCCAGCCCGCAGCGACGCTCCATGTCTCCTGCCTGACCGAAGCCGAACTCCTGACCGCAGCAATCCGCCAGCCACAAGCCAAACACCTGATATCATTGATAGACGACATGATGGACGCCGACTTTTCCGGCCGCGTCCTCCCGTTCGACAGCGCCGCCGCCCGCGACCTCGCCGCAATCAACGCCCGCTCTACGCTGCCCGCCGCAACCGCGATGACCGCCGCAATCGCCCGCGCCAATGGGGCCACCCTTGCCACCGACACGCCCGAAGCCTACGCCGCCACGGGCATCGCCACGGTCAACCCCTACGACCCGCGCCCCTACGACCCGCGATAG
- the uraH gene encoding hydroxyisourate hydrolase: MAGRLTTHVLDTARGKPAAGVRIMLYLVSGDSHRKIAETVTNADGRTDAPMLTPLVAGSYELVFCAGDYLRATGQAEGEVLFLDEIPIRFGVPDADAHYHVPLLISPFAYSTYRGS; this comes from the coding sequence ATGGCCGGACGGTTAACGACGCATGTGCTGGATACCGCGCGAGGGAAACCTGCGGCGGGGGTGCGGATCATGCTGTACCTTGTGAGCGGGGATTCCCATCGCAAGATCGCCGAGACGGTGACCAATGCGGACGGCCGGACGGATGCGCCGATGCTGACACCGCTGGTGGCCGGGAGCTATGAGCTGGTGTTCTGCGCAGGCGACTATCTGCGCGCGACGGGGCAGGCGGAAGGCGAGGTGCTGTTTCTGGACGAGATCCCGATCCGCTTCGGCGTGCCGGACGCTGACGCGCATTACCATGTGCCGCTGCTCATCTCGCCCTTTGCCTATTCGACCTATCGCGGGTCGTAG
- the puuE gene encoding allantoinase PuuE, protein MNRYPRDFRGHGPDAPDAKWPDGAKIAISLVLNYEEGGENNILHGDGQSEAFLSDIAGAAPWPNQRHWNMESIYDYGARAGFWRLHRLFTERSIPVTIYGVTSALARNPEQVAAMKAAGWEIASHGLKWVDHRDMAPEEEARQIAESFRLHTEVVGAPPRGWYTGRCSMNTVRLTAETARLDWISDTYDDDLPYWLEVGDRDQLVIPYTLEANDMRFATAPGYITGEQFFTYLKDSFDTLYAEGEQGRAKMFSIGLHNRLIGRPGKVAGLQKFLDYAQSHQGVWFPRRIDIAEHWAKTHPHHRIERPSQMTRDRFTLRFGSIVEHSPWVADRAWQLELGPAHDSATGLANALARVLRTASHDERLTVLRAHPDLAGKLAAAKRLTPESTAEQASAALDALTDEERSQFQSLNTAYVAKHGFPFIIAVRDNTKDSILQAFQSRISNDTTTEFATACAQVERIAELRLKDILP, encoded by the coding sequence GTGAACCGTTACCCCCGCGATTTCCGTGGCCACGGCCCCGACGCCCCCGATGCCAAATGGCCGGACGGCGCGAAAATCGCTATCTCCCTCGTGCTCAACTACGAAGAGGGTGGCGAAAACAACATCCTGCACGGCGATGGCCAGTCCGAAGCCTTCCTGTCCGACATCGCCGGCGCCGCCCCTTGGCCGAACCAGCGCCACTGGAACATGGAAAGCATCTACGACTACGGCGCCCGCGCCGGTTTCTGGCGCCTGCACCGCCTGTTCACCGAACGCAGCATCCCCGTCACCATCTACGGCGTGACCTCGGCCCTTGCCCGCAACCCCGAACAGGTCGCCGCGATGAAAGCCGCAGGCTGGGAAATCGCGTCCCATGGCCTCAAATGGGTCGACCACCGCGACATGGCCCCTGAAGAGGAAGCAAGGCAAATCGCCGAATCCTTCCGCCTGCACACCGAAGTCGTCGGCGCCCCCCCGCGCGGCTGGTACACGGGCCGTTGCTCGATGAACACCGTGCGCCTGACCGCCGAAACCGCACGGCTCGACTGGATCAGCGATACCTATGACGACGACCTGCCCTATTGGCTCGAAGTCGGCGACCGCGACCAGCTTGTCATCCCCTATACGCTCGAAGCCAACGACATGCGCTTTGCCACCGCACCGGGTTACATCACCGGCGAGCAGTTCTTCACCTACCTGAAAGACAGCTTCGACACCCTCTACGCCGAAGGCGAACAGGGCCGCGCCAAGATGTTTTCCATAGGCCTGCACAACCGCCTGATCGGCCGCCCCGGCAAGGTCGCCGGTCTGCAAAAATTCCTCGACTACGCCCAATCCCATCAGGGCGTCTGGTTCCCCCGCCGCATCGACATCGCCGAGCATTGGGCGAAAACCCACCCCCACCACCGCATCGAACGCCCCAGCCAGATGACGCGCGACCGTTTCACCCTACGCTTCGGCAGCATCGTCGAACACTCGCCCTGGGTCGCCGACCGTGCTTGGCAGCTCGAACTCGGCCCCGCCCATGACAGCGCCACCGGCCTCGCCAACGCGCTTGCCCGCGTGCTCCGCACCGCCAGCCACGATGAACGCCTGACCGTCCTTCGCGCCCACCCCGACCTTGCCGGAAAACTCGCCGCCGCCAAGCGCCTTACGCCCGAAAGCACCGCCGAGCAGGCCAGCGCCGCACTCGACGCGCTGACCGACGAAGAACGCAGCCAGTTCCAGTCGCTCAACACCGCCTATGTCGCCAAACATGGCTTCCCCTTCATCATCGCCGTGCGCGACAACACCAAGGACTCCATTCTTCAGGCCTTCCAGTCCCGCATCTCCAACGACACGACCACCGAATTCGCCACCGCCTGCGCGCAGGTGGAACGCATCGCCGAACTCCGCCTCAAGGACATTCTCCCGTGA
- a CDS encoding bifunctional allantoicase/(S)-ureidoglycine aminohydrolase → MTSYYTPPGGLPPQTQLMTGRAVFTDAYAFIPKGVFSDIVTSFLPGWDKTKLWLIARPMSGFSETFSQYVVEVAPGGGSDAPDPDTGVQHVIFVTGGLITLTIDGQGFELDEGGYAYIPAGAKWTLLAEGGTPARFHWVRKLYEPAPGVAHPTAFVTNEKTIPLSPMPDTNGVWATTRFVDPSDLRHDMHVNIVTFQPGGTIPFEETHVMEHGLYVLQGKAVYKLNQDWVEVEAGDFMWLRAYCPQACYAAGPGPFRYLLYKDVNRHAKLRGPGAFGALAR, encoded by the coding sequence GTGACCAGCTATTACACGCCCCCCGGCGGCCTGCCGCCCCAGACGCAACTGATGACCGGCCGCGCCGTCTTTACCGATGCCTATGCTTTCATCCCGAAGGGCGTCTTTTCCGATATCGTCACCAGCTTCCTGCCCGGCTGGGACAAGACGAAGCTTTGGCTCATCGCCCGCCCGATGTCGGGCTTTTCCGAAACCTTCAGCCAATACGTGGTCGAGGTCGCCCCCGGCGGCGGCTCCGACGCGCCTGATCCCGACACGGGCGTGCAGCACGTCATCTTCGTCACCGGCGGCCTCATCACCCTCACGATCGACGGTCAGGGCTTTGAGCTCGACGAAGGCGGTTACGCCTATATCCCCGCGGGCGCCAAATGGACCCTCCTCGCCGAAGGCGGCACCCCCGCCCGCTTCCACTGGGTTCGCAAACTCTACGAACCCGCCCCCGGCGTGGCTCACCCCACCGCCTTCGTGACCAACGAAAAGACCATCCCGCTCTCGCCCATGCCCGATACGAACGGCGTCTGGGCCACCACCCGCTTCGTCGATCCGTCAGACCTGCGCCATGACATGCATGTCAACATCGTCACCTTCCAGCCCGGCGGCACGATCCCGTTCGAAGAAACCCACGTCATGGAACACGGCCTTTACGTGCTGCAAGGCAAGGCCGTCTACAAACTCAACCAAGACTGGGTCGAGGTCGAGGCAGGCGATTTCATGTGGCTGCGCGCCTATTGCCCGCAAGCCTGCTATGCCGCAGGCCCCGGCCCGTTCCGCTACCTGCTCTACAAGGATGTCAACCGCCACGCCAAGCTGCGCGGCCCCGGCGCTTTCGGAGCCCTCGCCCGCTGA
- a CDS encoding ureidoglycolate lyase: MQPIRTEPLTAEAFAPFGDVLDATGDFRLINAGLCQRHHDRATLDFGPEGRAGVSIFKAEARSLPYEFDLIERHPDGSQAFLPMSADPFLVIVAAGPEATPRAFLTNGAQGINLHRGTWHGVLTPLHSPGLFAVVDRIGPTPNIEEYRFPAPFTVQP; encoded by the coding sequence ATGCAACCGATCAGAACCGAACCCCTCACCGCCGAAGCCTTCGCCCCTTTCGGTGACGTGCTCGACGCCACTGGCGATTTCCGGCTCATCAACGCGGGCCTCTGCCAGCGCCACCACGACCGCGCGACACTCGATTTCGGCCCCGAAGGCCGCGCCGGCGTCTCGATATTCAAAGCCGAAGCCCGCAGCCTCCCTTACGAATTCGACCTGATCGAGCGTCACCCCGACGGCTCCCAGGCCTTCCTGCCCATGTCCGCCGATCCCTTCCTCGTCATCGTCGCAGCAGGCCCCGAGGCCACGCCCCGCGCCTTTCTCACCAATGGCGCGCAGGGCATCAACCTGCACCGCGGCACATGGCACGGCGTGTTGACCCCGCTCCATTCTCCCGGCCTCTTCGCCGTGGTCGACCGCATCGGTCCCACCCCGAACATCGAAGAATACCGCTTTCCCGCGCCCTTCACCGTCCAGCCCTGA
- a CDS encoding potassium transporter Kup, which yields MHDPKLAASAERQLPLFDEDELDIAAYLRDEGEDHHASVAPKGFAALTLGAVGVVYGDIGTSPIYAFREALRPVAADGLARAEVLGLLSILVWTLILIVTVKYVLFLLREDNRGEGGVLALYTLARLAIGRRSIPTLSLAIAGAALFYGDAIITPAISVLSAVEGAGLILPQLETYVVPVTLGILFALFFVQRQGTARIAIAFGPITALWFVVLAVTGVWHIIGNPSVLAAFDPRYAASFLIEHRAISFIVLGAVFLAVTGAEALYADLGHFGRKPIMTAWFILVFPALTLNYLGQGALVLADPSAVENPFFRSVPESLLPFLVALATAATVIAAQAVISGAFSMTRAAVQLGLLPRLTIRHTSHDQSGQIYIGGMNWIMLFGVLWLVLAFGSSEALASAYGIAVTGTMVVTTSLAMIYMVRSGKLPLWATLLVAAPMIALELAFLASNMTKVADGGYVPLILASIVGLCMWAWWRGTQNMSVKSHKQMVGLQGFVKSMSHSSVHVVPGTAFFLTPDPTVVPSALLHNLKHNRVLHEQNVLLTVETLRVPVAMPEERASYELLDGRFARLTLRFGFMETPNVSRAMGNARKVGLKFDVMSSSFFLGRRRPVVAGTFGLDRLLDRIYAALTRFSADPSDFYHLPRDRVVELGERVAV from the coding sequence ATGCATGACCCCAAGCTTGCGGCGTCAGCCGAGCGGCAGTTGCCACTCTTTGACGAAGACGAACTCGACATCGCCGCTTATCTTCGCGACGAGGGCGAAGACCATCACGCATCGGTTGCGCCAAAGGGGTTTGCGGCCCTGACCCTCGGCGCGGTCGGCGTGGTTTATGGCGACATCGGCACGTCTCCAATCTATGCCTTTCGCGAAGCCTTGCGCCCTGTCGCAGCCGATGGCCTCGCACGGGCAGAAGTCCTTGGCCTTTTGTCGATTCTCGTCTGGACGCTCATCCTCATCGTCACCGTAAAATATGTCCTGTTCCTGCTGCGCGAAGACAACCGCGGCGAAGGCGGCGTGCTTGCGCTTTACACGCTCGCCCGCCTTGCAATCGGCCGCCGGTCCATCCCGACCCTCTCGCTTGCCATAGCTGGCGCGGCATTGTTCTACGGTGATGCGATCATCACACCCGCAATCTCGGTGCTGTCTGCGGTCGAAGGCGCAGGTCTGATCCTGCCGCAGCTCGAAACCTATGTCGTGCCTGTCACCCTCGGCATCCTGTTTGCGCTTTTCTTCGTCCAGCGCCAAGGCACCGCCCGCATCGCCATTGCCTTCGGCCCGATCACCGCCCTGTGGTTCGTCGTGCTCGCCGTCACCGGCGTGTGGCACATCATCGGCAACCCTTCGGTGCTAGCGGCCTTCGACCCGCGCTACGCCGCCTCTTTCCTGATCGAGCACCGCGCCATCTCGTTCATCGTCCTTGGCGCGGTCTTTCTGGCCGTCACCGGGGCCGAGGCGCTCTATGCCGACCTCGGCCACTTCGGTCGCAAGCCGATCATGACCGCATGGTTCATTCTGGTGTTTCCGGCGCTGACACTCAATTATCTGGGGCAGGGCGCGCTGGTGCTTGCAGATCCGTCAGCCGTCGAAAATCCCTTCTTCCGCAGCGTGCCCGAAAGCCTGCTGCCGTTCCTCGTGGCACTCGCCACTGCGGCGACCGTCATCGCGGCTCAGGCTGTGATCTCGGGCGCCTTTTCGATGACCCGCGCCGCTGTCCAGCTTGGCCTGTTGCCGCGCCTGACCATCCGCCACACCTCGCATGACCAAAGCGGACAAATCTATATCGGCGGCATGAACTGGATCATGCTGTTCGGCGTGCTCTGGCTGGTTCTCGCCTTCGGCAGCTCCGAGGCACTGGCCTCCGCTTACGGCATTGCCGTCACCGGAACCATGGTGGTGACCACCTCGCTGGCGATGATCTATATGGTCCGCTCGGGCAAGTTGCCGCTTTGGGCGACGCTTCTGGTTGCAGCGCCGATGATCGCGCTCGAACTCGCCTTCCTCGCCTCTAACATGACCAAGGTCGCCGATGGCGGCTATGTGCCCCTCATCCTCGCCAGCATCGTGGGCCTGTGCATGTGGGCATGGTGGCGCGGCACGCAGAACATGTCGGTCAAATCCCACAAGCAGATGGTTGGCCTGCAAGGCTTCGTCAAATCGATGAGCCATTCTTCCGTCCATGTCGTCCCCGGCACCGCCTTCTTCCTGACACCCGACCCCACCGTCGTGCCCTCGGCGCTGCTTCACAACCTCAAGCATAACCGCGTCCTGCATGAACAAAACGTGCTCCTGACAGTGGAAACCCTGCGCGTCCCCGTCGCCATGCCGGAAGAACGCGCCAGCTACGAACTGCTCGACGGGCGCTTTGCCCGCCTGACGCTGCGCTTCGGCTTCATGGAAACACCCAACGTCTCGCGCGCCATGGGCAACGCCCGCAAGGTCGGCCTGAAATTCGACGTGATGTCGTCAAGCTTCTTCCTTGGCCGCCGTCGCCCCGTTGTCGCGGGCACCTTCGGTCTCGACCGCCTCCTTGACCGGATCTACGCGGCCCTGACGCGGTTTTCGGCAGACCCGTCCGATTTCTATCACCTGCCGCGCGACCGTGTCGTCGAACTGGGCGAAAGGGTGGCCGTCTAG
- a CDS encoding type I glyceraldehyde-3-phosphate dehydrogenase, with translation MRVFLNGFGRIGRSVLRAWTEAPQKWAGLEIVGINDIAAAEMCAYLFEYDSVFGPWRGTVTLEAGALVVNGRAIALHRTPDISGLPLGGVDVVMECTGRADAREVAARGLVAGAARVLVSGPSAAADVTVVLGANETALGGARIVSNASCTTNALAPLAKLLDARWGVVTGSMTTIHCYTGSQPTVDAPAADYPRSRAAALSMVPTTTSASRLLDRVLPHLAGRIEGSAVRVPVASVSCVDLAVMLERAVTVDEINAAFRSAGGVMGATDRPLVSTDLRARPESIVMACPETRITPQGMVRVFGWYDNEWGFSNRMLDVAALMG, from the coding sequence ATGCGGGTGTTTCTGAACGGGTTCGGGCGGATCGGAAGGTCCGTGTTGCGGGCGTGGACAGAGGCGCCGCAGAAATGGGCGGGGCTGGAGATCGTCGGTATCAATGATATCGCGGCGGCTGAAATGTGCGCCTATCTCTTTGAATATGACAGCGTTTTTGGCCCTTGGCGCGGGACGGTCACGCTGGAGGCGGGCGCGTTGGTTGTCAACGGGCGGGCCATTGCGCTGCACCGGACGCCGGATATCTCGGGCCTGCCCTTGGGTGGCGTGGATGTGGTGATGGAATGCACGGGACGGGCCGATGCCCGCGAGGTTGCGGCGCGGGGGCTGGTGGCGGGGGCAGCACGGGTGCTGGTGTCGGGGCCTTCGGCGGCGGCGGATGTGACGGTGGTGCTGGGGGCAAACGAAACGGCGCTTGGCGGGGCGCGGATCGTGTCGAACGCGTCTTGCACGACCAATGCGCTGGCGCCGCTGGCCAAGTTGCTGGATGCACGTTGGGGTGTGGTGACGGGATCGATGACGACGATCCATTGCTATACCGGGAGCCAGCCGACGGTGGATGCTCCGGCGGCGGATTATCCGCGCAGTCGGGCTGCTGCGCTGTCGATGGTGCCCACCACCACCTCGGCCAGCCGTTTGCTGGACCGCGTCTTGCCGCATCTGGCGGGGCGGATCGAAGGGTCGGCGGTGCGGGTGCCGGTGGCGAGCGTGTCTTGTGTCGATCTGGCGGTGATGCTGGAGCGTGCGGTGACGGTGGATGAGATCAACGCGGCTTTTCGGAGTGCAGGCGGCGTGATGGGGGCGACCGACCGGCCCTTGGTTTCGACCGACCTGCGGGCGCGGCCTGAAAGCATTGTCATGGCCTGCCCCGAGACGCGGATCACGCCGCAGGGGATGGTGCGGGTGTTCGGCTGGTATGACAATGAATGGGGATTTTCGAACCGGATGCTCGATGTGGCCGCCCTGATGGGCTAG